A region of Bacteroidota bacterium DNA encodes the following proteins:
- a CDS encoding O-acetylhomoserine aminocarboxypropyltransferase/cysteine synthase, with protein sequence MSTPDALRPEQLRFETLQLHAGQQPDSATNSRAVPIYQTTSYTFDDTGHAARLFGLQEFGNIYTRIMNPTTDVFEQRVAALEGGAAAVATASGQSAHLVAFTTLAEAGDNIVASSKLYGGTYNLLKVALKRLGIETRFVETDDPADFAAQIDDCTKAVFFETLGNPRLNVPDFEGIVAVAHDAGVPVVVDNTFGAGGYYFRPIEHGVDIVTHSATKWIGGHGTSIGGVIVDSGNFDWRNGRFPNFTEPSEGYHGLRFTDVFNPESDLGNVAFAIRARVEGLRDLGAALSPFNAFLLLQGLETLSLRAERHAENALTLARWLEAHDAVEWVWYPGLESHEYHDAAKQYLPRGFGAVLNFGIRGGKEAGQQFIESLNLASHLANVGDAKTLVIHPASTTHQQLSEAEQQASGVRPELIRVSVGIEHIDDLTADFAQAFETLLVEA encoded by the coding sequence ATGAGCACGCCCGACGCCCTCCGCCCTGAACAGCTGCGCTTCGAGACCCTGCAGCTCCACGCAGGCCAGCAGCCCGACAGCGCCACCAACAGCCGCGCTGTCCCGATCTACCAGACCACGTCCTACACCTTCGACGACACCGGGCACGCCGCGCGGCTCTTCGGGCTCCAGGAGTTCGGCAACATCTACACCCGGATTATGAACCCGACGACCGACGTCTTCGAGCAGCGCGTCGCGGCGCTCGAGGGCGGGGCGGCGGCGGTCGCCACGGCGTCCGGGCAGTCCGCGCACCTCGTCGCGTTCACCACCCTTGCCGAGGCGGGCGACAACATCGTCGCGTCGAGCAAGCTCTACGGCGGCACCTACAACCTCCTCAAGGTCGCGCTCAAGCGCCTCGGCATCGAGACGCGCTTCGTGGAAACCGACGACCCCGCCGACTTCGCCGCGCAGATCGACGACTGCACGAAGGCCGTCTTCTTCGAGACGCTCGGCAACCCGCGCCTCAACGTGCCCGACTTCGAGGGCATCGTGGCCGTCGCGCATGACGCGGGCGTTCCGGTGGTCGTGGACAACACGTTCGGCGCGGGCGGCTACTACTTCCGCCCCATCGAGCACGGCGTCGACATCGTCACGCACTCGGCGACGAAGTGGATCGGCGGGCACGGCACGTCCATCGGCGGCGTGATCGTGGACTCCGGCAACTTTGACTGGCGCAACGGGCGCTTCCCCAACTTCACCGAGCCGAGCGAGGGCTACCACGGCCTCCGCTTCACGGACGTGTTCAACCCCGAGAGCGACCTCGGCAATGTGGCGTTTGCTATTCGTGCTCGTGTCGAGGGGCTGCGCGACCTCGGGGCCGCGCTCTCGCCGTTCAACGCGTTCCTGCTCTTGCAGGGCCTGGAGACGCTCTCGCTGCGCGCCGAGCGCCACGCCGAGAACGCGCTCACGCTCGCCCGCTGGCTGGAGGCGCACGACGCCGTCGAGTGGGTGTGGTATCCGGGCCTGGAGTCGCACGAATACCACGACGCGGCGAAGCAATACCTCCCGCGCGGCTTCGGGGCGGTGCTCAACTTCGGCATCCGCGGCGGCAAGGAAGCCGGGCAGCAGTTCATCGAGAGCCTGAACCTCGCCAGCCACCTGGCGAACGTGGGCGACGCGAAGACGCTCGTGATCCACCCGGCGTCGACCACGCACCAGCAGCTTTCGGAAGCCGAGCAGCAGGCCAGCGGCGTGCGCCCGGAGCTGATCCGCGTGTCCGTCGGCATCGAGCACATCGACGACCTTACCGCCGACTTCGCACAGGCCTTCGAGACGCTGCTCGTCGAAGCCTAG
- a CDS encoding alanine racemase: MHLADLPSPALLVDRTRLDANLDAMQAQAEAQGVALRPHVKTHKSVEIALRQRERGAVGLTVATVGEAEVFARFGFNDLCIAKPLVGRDNLARVAKLLAGKTRVTFCVDTLAGARQADAFFAEQGRTADVLLEVDTGHARTGIRWNHPDAMSLVRALAELPSLALVGLLTHGGQVYGGPKQGETKQDALRRHMSEERDRLLTFAATLGGARLLTPDATLSLGSTPTLSVFENATHDGFTITEARPGNYVFYDRQQVMLGTTTLDRCALTVRATVIAQHRTPTGGEMAYLDAGKKVLTTDLGWNVRDHGQILHSPHTMKPLPHARIARLSEEHGWVRVPGATTFDVGDTVRIVPNHACVTMATQDRFYVIERTGKDGEEVVAEWAVDARGA, translated from the coding sequence ATGCACCTCGCCGACCTCCCCTCGCCCGCTCTCCTCGTCGACCGTACCCGCCTCGACGCCAACCTCGACGCGATGCAGGCGCAGGCCGAGGCGCAGGGCGTGGCGCTGCGGCCGCACGTCAAGACGCACAAGTCGGTCGAGATCGCGCTGCGGCAGCGGGAGCGCGGGGCCGTCGGGCTGACCGTCGCCACCGTCGGCGAGGCGGAGGTGTTTGCCCGCTTCGGCTTCAACGACCTCTGCATCGCCAAGCCGCTCGTGGGGCGCGACAACCTCGCGCGGGTCGCGAAGCTGCTCGCCGGGAAGACGCGCGTGACGTTCTGCGTGGACACCCTCGCAGGCGCGCGCCAAGCCGATGCCTTCTTCGCCGAGCAGGGCCGGACCGCCGATGTGCTGCTGGAGGTCGACACCGGGCACGCACGCACAGGCATTCGCTGGAACCACCCGGATGCGATGTCTCTCGTGCGCGCCCTCGCGGAGCTACCGTCGCTGGCGCTCGTGGGTCTACTGACGCACGGCGGGCAGGTCTACGGCGGTCCCAAACAGGGCGAGACGAAGCAGGACGCCTTGCGGCGCCACATGTCCGAGGAACGCGACCGCCTCCTCACCTTCGCGGCGACGCTCGGCGGGGCCCGCCTCCTCACGCCGGACGCCACCCTCTCGCTCGGCTCGACGCCTACGCTGAGCGTCTTCGAGAACGCGACGCACGACGGCTTCACGATCACGGAGGCACGCCCCGGCAACTACGTCTTCTACGACCGCCAGCAGGTCATGCTCGGCACGACGACGCTCGACCGCTGCGCGCTCACCGTGCGCGCCACCGTGATCGCGCAGCACCGCACACCCACGGGCGGTGAGATGGCCTACCTCGACGCGGGCAAGAAAGTCCTCACCACCGACCTCGGCTGGAACGTTCGCGACCACGGCCAAATCCTCCACAGTCCGCACACGATGAAGCCGCTCCCGCACGCACGCATCGCGCGGCTGAGCGAGGAGCACGGCTGGGTGCGCGTCCCCGGCGCGACGACCTTCGACGTGGGCGACACGGTCCGCATCGTGCCCAACCACGCCTGCGTGACGATGGCGACGCAGGATCGCTTCTACGTCATCGAGCGCACGGGCAAGGACGGCGAGGAGGTCGTCGCCGAGTGGGCCGTCGACGCGCGCGGCGCATGA
- a CDS encoding replication initiation protein, with protein sequence MTRERHRNTPPNPGHRPGCLARWARRDLVLAVVTTLVVWLGNDALRLVESDTPSVSIGTPQDGRLAHGKRLPSSGANFRTYSRLGSFLGRTAVHDAVRDATLAAYETLAATRPETVYVYGETGWPRGGRFRPHRTHRSGVSVDYMTPVTNREGRSVPLPTWPWLRFGYDMAFEPDGCTSGGSLCIDYPALAAHLRALHAVGHEHGVRIGRVIFAPDLQAGLFAADSDLRDLMAFSRNPSWVRHDDHIHVDFVLREDG encoded by the coding sequence ATGACACGAGAGCGACATCGTAACACGCCGCCTAACCCAGGCCACCGTCCTGGCTGTCTCGCGCGGTGGGCGCGGCGCGACCTCGTGCTGGCCGTCGTGACCACGCTCGTGGTGTGGCTCGGCAACGACGCGCTACGGCTCGTGGAGTCGGACACGCCGAGCGTGAGCATCGGGACGCCGCAGGACGGGCGGCTGGCGCACGGCAAGCGGCTGCCGTCGTCGGGGGCCAACTTCCGCACGTACTCGCGCCTGGGCTCGTTCCTCGGCCGCACCGCCGTGCACGACGCCGTCCGCGACGCGACGCTGGCGGCCTACGAGACGCTCGCAGCAACGCGGCCTGAGACGGTCTACGTCTACGGCGAAACGGGCTGGCCGCGCGGCGGGCGCTTTCGGCCGCACCGCACCCACCGCAGCGGCGTCTCGGTGGACTATATGACGCCAGTGACAAACCGCGAGGGCCGCTCCGTCCCGCTCCCGACGTGGCCGTGGCTGCGCTTCGGCTACGACATGGCGTTCGAGCCCGACGGCTGCACCTCGGGCGGCTCGCTGTGCATCGACTATCCGGCGCTGGCGGCGCACCTCAGAGCGTTGCACGCGGTCGGCCACGAGCACGGTGTCCGCATCGGTCGCGTCATCTTCGCACCGGACCTGCAAGCTGGCCTGTTCGCCGCCGACTCGGACTTGCGTGACCTGATGGCGTTCTCCCGCAACCCCTCCTGGGTGCGCCACGACGACCACATCCACGTCGACTTCGTGCTGCGGGAAGACGGCTGA
- a CDS encoding T9SS type A sorting domain-containing protein yields MTRLIVLVLIALCAFPTLAQEAEPHALPFASTGHALELEVAHADYDDERAEAAAFTVTLTDAPAWLAVTPAALTLDALAPGTDALARFAFDVADTAPVAEPGAMTFEIATDDGQTWTKTVRVEVAAPEAFAVAGAYPNPFAHAAEVVYDLPAGATVTFAVYDLLGRVVHEVRTEQAAGRHTAAVDGAGLASGVYVWRLVAVGADGQRHTEAGRLTRAR; encoded by the coding sequence ATGACTCGCCTTATAGTCCTCGTTCTCATTGCGCTGTGCGCATTCCCTACGCTTGCACAGGAAGCCGAGCCGCACGCGCTACCCTTCGCTTCTACTGGCCACGCCCTCGAACTCGAAGTCGCCCATGCTGACTACGACGACGAGCGCGCGGAGGCAGCAGCCTTCACCGTCACGCTCACCGACGCCCCCGCCTGGCTCGCCGTCACGCCCGCCGCGCTCACTCTCGACGCCCTCGCGCCCGGCACCGACGCCCTCGCCCGCTTCGCCTTCGACGTGGCGGACACTGCGCCCGTTGCCGAGCCTGGCGCCATGACCTTCGAGATCGCCACCGACGACGGCCAGACCTGGACCAAGACCGTCCGCGTCGAGGTCGCCGCGCCCGAGGCGTTCGCTGTAGCGGGAGCCTACCCCAACCCCTTCGCCCACGCCGCCGAGGTGGTCTACGACCTGCCCGCTGGCGCCACGGTCACGTTCGCCGTCTACGACCTGCTCGGCCGCGTGGTGCATGAGGTGCGCACCGAGCAGGCGGCGGGGCGGCACACGGCGGCTGTGGACGGCGCGGGGCTCGCAAGCGGGGTCTACGTGTGGCGGCTGGTGGCCGTGGGTGCAGATGGGCAGCGGCACACCGAGGCAGGACGGCTCACGCGGGCACGCTGA